Genomic segment of Kibdelosporangium phytohabitans:
GGCGTCCGACCAGCCCAACGTCCACGTGCAGGCCACGCGGTTCGACAAGTACGTGTACGCGCCGGGTGACAGCGCCGTGGTGGTGTTCACCCTGCGCAACATCGGCCCGGTCGACGCCAAGAACGTCAAGATCGTCTCCGGCGGCAGCGGCGACTCGAGCGAACTGGACGTCACCGACTGGGGCGGCGTCGGACACCTCGACGAGGGAATCACCATCACCGCCGGTCAAACCGTGCCAGCGAAGCTGCGCGGCACGGTGCCGGAAGGCTCGTTCACCGCGGGCAACGTCGCCTTCTCCGGCGGGTTCAGCGCGAGCAACGGCGAGTCGGACGACACGAACAACTACGCCAACGCCCGCGCCTCGGTCCCCGGCGGCAAGGGAACGCTGACCGGCCTCAGCTACGTCGACGGCAACCAGAACGGCAGGAAGGACCCGGGCGAAGGCCTCGCGAACGTCCGCGTGACTGTCGTCGGCCTGTACGACATCGAGCTGGTCACGTCCGCGACCACCGACGCGAACGGTGAGTTCGTGATCCCGGACCTGCCCGCCGGCGTGTACG
This window contains:
- a CDS encoding carboxypeptidase-like regulatory domain-containing protein produces the protein MSKFTRVRGVAAIAALSAAAVLPVASTTASAASDQPNVHVQATRFDKYVYAPGDSAVVVFTLRNIGPVDAKNVKIVSGGSGDSSELDVTDWGGVGHLDEGITITAGQTVPAKLRGTVPEGSFTAGNVAFSGGFSASNGESDDTNNYANARASVPGGKGTLTGLSYVDGNQNGRKDPGEGLANVRVTVVGLYDIELVTSATTDANGEFVIPDLPAGVYETRVRTPEGWWLKYGDPVSNAGVRAGERSTVVYEAEPRI